A window from Leifsonia shinshuensis encodes these proteins:
- a CDS encoding mannosyltransferase family protein has protein sequence MPGSRVQAPADAPGTEAVDRQETGRGAWWASWWVRVLAVYLASRVVTTVILLIFAATEGPNAWTSASPDYFSFANIWDGRWYEIVAVSGYPAALPTSDGVHVSENAWAFMPGYPGVVDAVMFLTRAPWPVAAVLVSFLAGAGAALVFHRLMRRVGLSPSQSLFAVVLFCVAPVAPLFQVAYAESLYILLLAVALLLLVERRYGWLFPVVLAMAVTRPSGLAFALALALHVGYRWFRRREDPFPARERILSVSLAIFSGLAGLAWPAVAAIGTGSHTAYTDTELAWRAPYIGYTDLLPFTPWFQGADWWASAMLGLPGWVGVVVLIVLVALFAVLLFSPAVRRLGVDLRFWIAAYSVYLLAVFFPQSSTFRLLMPLFPLLGAMALPRSRVYRVGMVALFLALQVGWVAVCWSIDGYDWSPP, from the coding sequence GTGCCTGGCTCACGGGTGCAGGCGCCCGCTGACGCCCCGGGCACGGAAGCCGTCGACCGGCAAGAGACCGGCCGCGGTGCGTGGTGGGCGTCGTGGTGGGTGCGCGTGCTCGCGGTGTACCTCGCCTCGCGCGTCGTCACCACCGTCATCCTGCTGATCTTCGCCGCGACCGAGGGCCCGAACGCCTGGACGTCCGCGTCGCCGGACTACTTCTCCTTCGCCAACATCTGGGACGGCCGCTGGTACGAGATCGTCGCGGTCTCCGGCTACCCGGCAGCCCTGCCGACGAGCGACGGCGTGCACGTGAGCGAGAACGCCTGGGCGTTCATGCCGGGGTACCCGGGCGTGGTGGATGCGGTCATGTTCCTCACGCGGGCGCCCTGGCCGGTGGCCGCCGTGCTCGTCTCGTTCCTCGCGGGCGCCGGCGCCGCGCTGGTGTTCCACCGGCTGATGCGGCGCGTCGGGCTGAGCCCGTCGCAGAGCCTGTTCGCCGTCGTCCTGTTCTGCGTGGCTCCCGTGGCGCCGCTGTTCCAGGTGGCCTACGCGGAGTCGCTGTACATCCTGCTGCTGGCCGTGGCGCTGCTCCTCCTCGTCGAACGCCGCTACGGCTGGCTGTTCCCCGTGGTGCTGGCGATGGCCGTCACCCGGCCGAGCGGGCTCGCCTTCGCCCTCGCGCTCGCCCTGCACGTCGGGTACCGGTGGTTCCGGCGGCGCGAGGATCCGTTCCCGGCGCGTGAGCGCATCCTGAGCGTGTCGCTGGCGATCTTCAGCGGGCTGGCCGGCCTGGCCTGGCCCGCCGTCGCCGCCATCGGCACCGGGTCGCACACGGCATACACCGACACCGAGCTTGCGTGGCGCGCCCCGTACATCGGGTACACGGACCTGCTGCCGTTCACCCCGTGGTTCCAGGGCGCCGACTGGTGGGCGAGCGCGATGCTCGGGCTGCCCGGCTGGGTCGGCGTGGTCGTGCTGATCGTCCTCGTCGCGCTGTTCGCGGTGCTGCTCTTCTCGCCCGCGGTGCGTCGTCTCGGCGTCGATCTGCGGTTCTGGATCGCCGCGTACTCCGTCTACCTGCTCGCCGTCTTCTTCCCGCAGTCGAGCACGTTCCGCCTCCTGATGCCGCTGTTCCCGCTGCTCGGCGCGATGGCGCTGCCGCGCAGCCGCGTGTACCGGGTCGGGATGGTGGCGCTCTTCCTGGCACTCCAGGTGGGCTGGGTGGCCGTCTGCTGGTCGATCGACGGATACGACTGGTCACCTCCGTGA
- a CDS encoding DUF3117 domain-containing protein: MAAMKPRTGDGPMEAVKEGRLIIVRVPLEGGGRLVVSVNDAEAKELHDALANVVTSA; the protein is encoded by the coding sequence ATGGCGGCCATGAAGCCGAGGACCGGGGACGGGCCAATGGAGGCTGTGAAGGAGGGACGGCTCATCATCGTGCGTGTGCCGCTCGAGGGTGGGGGACGACTGGTGGTCTCCGTCAACGACGCGGAAGCCAAAGAGCTCCACGACGCCCTTGCGAACGTCGTGACCTCCGCCTGA
- a CDS encoding class I SAM-dependent methyltransferase — protein sequence MSDKDSNWRFADDVVVESEVIARARQQSLELGVEPISPATGAQAAVVVAATRAENVVEIGTGVGVSGLWLLTGGTEAQLTSIDVEVEHQQHARAFFTEAGIPSNRVRLIPGRALEVLPRMNENSYDIVFIDADPQSVIEYVEHGLRLVRPGGTVLVARALWRGRVADPAARDEVATGFRTLITETSASGAVISALSPAGEGLLQITKLAP from the coding sequence GTGTCAGACAAGGACTCGAACTGGAGGTTCGCCGACGACGTCGTCGTGGAGAGCGAGGTGATCGCCCGCGCCCGGCAGCAGTCGCTGGAGCTGGGCGTCGAGCCGATCTCGCCCGCGACGGGCGCGCAGGCCGCCGTGGTGGTCGCTGCGACCCGCGCGGAGAACGTGGTCGAGATCGGCACGGGTGTCGGGGTCTCCGGCCTCTGGCTGCTCACCGGCGGCACGGAGGCGCAGCTCACCTCGATCGACGTGGAGGTCGAGCACCAGCAGCACGCGCGCGCCTTCTTCACCGAGGCGGGCATCCCCTCGAACCGCGTGCGTCTCATCCCGGGCCGGGCGCTCGAGGTGCTGCCCCGGATGAACGAGAACTCCTACGACATCGTCTTCATCGACGCGGACCCGCAGTCGGTCATCGAGTACGTCGAGCACGGCCTGCGCCTGGTGCGGCCGGGCGGCACCGTTCTCGTCGCCCGCGCGCTGTGGCGCGGCCGGGTCGCCGACCCCGCCGCCCGCGACGAGGTCGCCACCGGCTTCCGCACCCTGATCACCGAAACCTCCGCCTCCGGCGCCGTCATCAGCGCGCTGTCGCCGGCCGGCGAAGGGCTGCTGCAGATCACCAAGCTGGCCCCGTAA
- a CDS encoding twin-arginine translocase TatA/TatE family subunit: protein MVFGLTFDKLLIVAVIAAFVIGPERLPAYAAKLGQLVRSLRDFANGAKDRMRDEMGPEFDDVDWKKLDPRQYDPRRIIREALLEDSAEPASAIKPVTQSAYAQRRMPLAAGATPPFDTEST from the coding sequence ATGGTGTTCGGGCTCACTTTCGACAAGCTGCTGATCGTCGCGGTCATCGCCGCGTTCGTCATCGGCCCCGAACGCCTGCCCGCCTACGCCGCCAAGCTCGGTCAGCTGGTGCGCTCGCTGCGCGACTTCGCGAACGGCGCGAAGGACCGCATGCGCGACGAGATGGGCCCGGAGTTCGACGACGTCGACTGGAAGAAGCTCGACCCCCGGCAGTACGACCCCCGGCGCATCATCCGCGAGGCGCTGCTGGAGGACTCGGCGGAGCCCGCGAGCGCGATCAAGCCGGTGACGCAGTCGGCCTACGCGCAGCGGAGGATGCCGCTGGCGGCCGGGGCGACGCCGCCGTTCGACACCGAGTCCACCTGA
- a CDS encoding MFS transporter has protein sequence MIATEQSLTRATVARYAVGSLGTGGFATLPGLVLVYYLTDSLGVAAIVAGVVVTVAKVWDVLIDPVIGARSDRMLAVHGSRRPMMLLGAIALPVFFLLTFAVPPGTAAGAAAVWVLVAFVLTATAFSLFQVPYIALPAELASGYDQRTRLLTWRVVVLTFAILLFGAGGPALRTLGGGNSFAGYLLMALVAGVVIGAGMLVSAFVAPRGLPSGDVPPRASVWATVRSNYAAGVRVLRESQPFRALLLTFLLQGLATGLMLAGANYVATWVLHSEDAVTFLFVALIAPALVVAPLWGVIARRIGKERGFVAASILFAVAALSMVGLLWAPGAWVYAPVAVAGAAYAGMQSLPMAMLPDVISHDARRNGEGRAGTFGGMWTAGETTGMALGATVLSIVLAVSGYVSRSAAVADAAGQPASAVAGIALSFSLVPAAIIAISLVPLARYRLRKGDIDDVL, from the coding sequence ATGATCGCAACGGAGCAGTCGCTGACCCGGGCGACCGTCGCGCGTTACGCCGTCGGCTCGCTGGGGACGGGCGGGTTCGCCACGCTTCCCGGCCTGGTGCTCGTCTACTACCTCACCGACTCGCTCGGGGTCGCCGCGATCGTCGCGGGCGTCGTCGTGACCGTCGCCAAGGTGTGGGATGTGCTCATCGACCCGGTGATCGGCGCCCGCAGCGACCGGATGCTCGCGGTGCACGGATCGCGGCGGCCGATGATGCTGCTCGGCGCGATCGCGCTGCCGGTGTTCTTCCTGCTCACGTTCGCCGTGCCGCCCGGGACCGCCGCCGGCGCGGCCGCCGTCTGGGTGCTGGTCGCCTTCGTGCTGACGGCGACCGCGTTCAGCCTGTTCCAGGTGCCGTACATCGCGCTGCCCGCCGAGCTCGCCTCCGGGTACGACCAGCGCACGCGTCTGCTCACCTGGCGCGTGGTGGTGCTGACCTTCGCGATCCTGCTGTTCGGCGCGGGCGGTCCGGCGCTGCGCACCCTCGGCGGCGGCAACTCGTTCGCCGGGTACCTGCTGATGGCGCTCGTCGCGGGCGTGGTGATCGGCGCCGGGATGCTGGTCTCCGCGTTCGTCGCACCGCGCGGCCTGCCCAGCGGTGATGTGCCGCCGCGGGCGAGCGTGTGGGCGACCGTGCGGTCGAACTACGCCGCGGGCGTGCGGGTGCTGCGCGAGAGCCAGCCGTTCCGCGCGCTGCTGCTGACGTTCCTCCTGCAGGGGCTCGCCACCGGTCTGATGCTCGCCGGGGCGAACTACGTGGCCACGTGGGTGCTGCACTCGGAGGACGCCGTCACGTTCCTGTTCGTCGCGCTGATCGCCCCCGCGCTCGTCGTCGCGCCGCTGTGGGGCGTGATCGCCCGGCGGATCGGCAAGGAGCGCGGGTTCGTCGCGGCGAGCATCCTCTTCGCCGTTGCGGCGCTCTCCATGGTGGGCCTGCTGTGGGCGCCCGGCGCGTGGGTGTACGCGCCCGTCGCCGTGGCCGGCGCCGCCTACGCGGGGATGCAGTCGCTCCCGATGGCCATGCTGCCCGACGTGATCTCGCACGACGCCCGCCGCAACGGCGAGGGCCGGGCGGGGACGTTCGGCGGCATGTGGACCGCGGGGGAGACCACGGGCATGGCGCTCGGCGCCACGGTGCTCAGCATCGTCCTCGCCGTCAGCGGCTACGTCTCGCGCAGTGCGGCCGTCGCGGACGCCGCCGGCCAGCCCGCGAGCGCGGTCGCGGGGATCGCGCTCAGCTTCAGCCTGGTGCCCGCCGCGATCATCGCGATCAGTCTGGTGCCGCTCGCGCGCTACCGGCTGCGGAAGGGAGACATCGATGACGTCCTTTGA
- a CDS encoding pyridoxal-dependent decarboxylase — translation MTSFDAGAILARLSALREADAPTHGGRVLSYVYDSGMPELDRLAADAMRLVQPVNGLDPTTFTSVAVMEREVVAFARELLHGDDDVVGSVTSGGTESCLLAVKTARDVWRAAGGTGTPRLLAPVTVHAAFQKAAALFDLALDLVPVDAVSGTVDADALIGRIGPDVALVVVSAPSYPYATLDPVEAVAAACEEAGVACHVDACIGGWILPFWRAADGSALPAWDFRVAGVTSVSADLHKYGYAPKGASVLLQRGRDRQRRQYFATTGWPGYPVVNATLLGSKSAAAMAASWAIVQALGARGFAELAESCRRATRGLLDIVGDIEGLRVVGEPTGPLLAVAADDTVPVERRVDPHRWADRVRRRGWILQLQPGLAQPDGTRLPHTTHLTITPVTESRLDELEAALRGAADEARGVPAVDREAVVAALPPLPTGAVPDSATAAHILSGLGLTGSATPGLPDDQAPLLALVEALPRPVAERLLVELLARAVEPPDA, via the coding sequence ATGACGTCCTTTGACGCCGGGGCGATCCTGGCTCGCCTTTCCGCGCTTCGCGAGGCCGACGCCCCGACCCACGGCGGGCGCGTGCTCAGCTACGTGTACGACTCCGGGATGCCGGAGCTCGACCGGCTCGCGGCAGACGCGATGCGCTTGGTCCAGCCGGTGAACGGGCTCGACCCCACCACGTTCACGTCGGTCGCGGTGATGGAGCGCGAGGTCGTCGCCTTCGCCCGGGAGCTGCTGCACGGCGACGACGACGTCGTCGGGTCGGTGACGTCCGGAGGGACCGAGTCGTGCCTCCTCGCGGTCAAGACAGCGCGCGACGTCTGGCGCGCCGCGGGCGGGACGGGGACGCCGAGGCTGCTGGCGCCGGTAACGGTGCACGCGGCGTTCCAGAAGGCGGCGGCGCTGTTCGACCTCGCGTTGGACCTCGTGCCGGTGGATGCGGTGAGCGGCACCGTCGACGCCGACGCCCTCATCGGGCGGATCGGCCCGGACGTCGCGCTCGTCGTCGTCTCGGCCCCGTCGTACCCGTACGCGACCCTCGACCCGGTCGAGGCGGTCGCCGCGGCGTGTGAGGAGGCGGGCGTCGCGTGCCACGTCGACGCGTGCATCGGCGGCTGGATCCTGCCCTTCTGGCGCGCGGCGGACGGCTCGGCGCTGCCCGCCTGGGACTTCCGCGTCGCGGGCGTCACCAGCGTCTCCGCGGACCTGCACAAGTACGGCTACGCCCCGAAGGGCGCGAGCGTGCTGCTCCAGCGCGGACGCGACCGCCAGCGCCGGCAGTACTTCGCGACGACCGGCTGGCCCGGGTACCCGGTCGTCAACGCGACCCTCCTCGGCTCCAAGTCGGCCGCGGCGATGGCGGCCTCGTGGGCGATCGTGCAGGCGCTCGGCGCCCGCGGCTTCGCCGAGCTGGCGGAGTCGTGCCGCCGTGCCACCCGCGGACTCCTGGACATCGTGGGCGACATCGAGGGCCTGCGCGTCGTCGGCGAGCCGACCGGACCGCTGCTCGCCGTCGCCGCCGACGACACCGTGCCCGTCGAGCGGCGCGTCGACCCGCACCGCTGGGCCGACCGGGTGCGCCGCCGCGGCTGGATCCTGCAACTGCAGCCGGGCCTCGCGCAGCCCGACGGCACGCGGCTGCCGCACACCACGCACCTGACGATCACTCCGGTGACGGAGAGCCGCCTGGACGAGCTGGAGGCCGCGCTGCGCGGCGCCGCGGACGAGGCGCGCGGGGTGCCCGCCGTGGACCGCGAGGCGGTCGTAGCGGCGCTGCCGCCGCTGCCCACGGGAGCGGTGCCCGACTCGGCGACCGCTGCGCACATCCTGAGCGGCCTCGGTCTGACGGGATCGGCGACGCCCGGCCTTCCCGACGACCAAGCGCCGCTGCTCGCCCTGGTCGAGGCGCTGCCGCGTCCCGTCGCCGAGCGCCTCCTGGTCGAGCTCCTCGCCCGCGCCGTCGAGCCGCCCGACGCCTGA
- a CDS encoding P-loop NTPase has product MPERGGDLAGAVRSALAAVLDPEIRKPITELDMVGDVTVDADGRAAVGIKLTIVGCPAADAIERDVRAATSAVPGVTATEVDVTVMTPAERRALTEKLRAGRPARGAQFGPDSLTRVYAVTSGKGGVGKSTLTANLAVALAERGLRVGIVDADVHGFSIPGILGLTDENGVAPRPTRVDDMILPPVAYGVKVVSIGMFVDSASAAVAWRGPMLHRTIQQFLSDVFFGDLDVLLLDLPPGTGDVAISVGQLLPTAEVLVVTTPQPAAADVAERSGVVARQTGQRVIGVIENMAGLVQPDGSILDLFGTGGGAEVARRLSAGQDEEVPLLASVPLSIPLRAGGDTGAPIVVTDPADPAAAAIRAVADRLATRSRGLAGRKLGLSVR; this is encoded by the coding sequence GTGCCTGAGCGGGGCGGCGACCTCGCGGGCGCCGTGCGGAGCGCGCTCGCGGCGGTGCTCGATCCGGAGATCCGCAAGCCGATCACCGAGCTCGACATGGTGGGCGACGTGACGGTGGATGCGGACGGCCGCGCCGCGGTCGGCATCAAGCTGACGATCGTCGGCTGCCCGGCCGCCGACGCCATCGAGCGCGACGTGCGCGCGGCGACCTCGGCCGTGCCGGGCGTCACCGCCACCGAGGTCGACGTCACGGTGATGACGCCGGCGGAGCGGCGAGCGCTGACCGAGAAGCTGCGGGCCGGACGGCCTGCGCGCGGGGCGCAGTTCGGACCGGACTCGCTCACCCGCGTATACGCCGTGACCAGCGGCAAGGGAGGCGTCGGCAAGTCGACGCTCACCGCGAACCTCGCGGTCGCCCTGGCGGAGCGCGGCCTGCGGGTGGGCATCGTGGATGCGGACGTGCACGGGTTCTCGATCCCCGGCATCCTGGGCCTGACCGACGAGAACGGCGTCGCGCCGCGCCCCACCCGGGTCGACGACATGATCCTGCCGCCGGTCGCCTACGGGGTGAAGGTCGTGTCCATCGGGATGTTCGTGGACTCGGCCTCGGCGGCGGTCGCCTGGCGTGGACCGATGCTGCACCGGACCATCCAGCAGTTCCTCTCCGACGTGTTCTTCGGCGACCTGGATGTGCTGCTCCTCGACCTGCCGCCCGGCACCGGCGACGTGGCCATCTCCGTCGGCCAGCTGCTGCCGACGGCGGAGGTGCTCGTCGTCACGACGCCGCAGCCCGCCGCGGCCGACGTGGCGGAGCGCAGCGGCGTCGTCGCCCGCCAGACCGGCCAGCGCGTCATCGGCGTGATCGAGAACATGGCGGGGCTGGTGCAGCCGGACGGCAGCATCCTCGACCTGTTCGGCACCGGCGGCGGCGCGGAGGTCGCCCGCCGCCTGTCGGCCGGGCAGGACGAGGAGGTGCCGCTGCTCGCGAGCGTGCCGCTCAGCATCCCTTTGCGCGCCGGCGGCGACACCGGTGCGCCGATCGTGGTGACCGACCCCGCGGACCCGGCGGCCGCCGCGATCCGCGCGGTCGCGGACCGGCTCGCGACCCGCTCGCGCGGCCTTGCCGGCCGCAAGCTCGGCCTCTCCGTGCGCTGA
- a CDS encoding DUF1003 domain-containing protein, whose amino-acid sequence MARGRQDTGLDAPKGLRTPVLRRDPMESSDRFGRFTEWIARAMGTPWFVLGLTIFVIAWMAWNTLTPKTWRFDSADLGFIALTLVLSLQASYAAPLILLAQNRQDDRDRVQIEQDRQRAERNLADTEYLAREVVALRLAVKDMATKDFIRAELRSLLEDLERSEAGEGEQARA is encoded by the coding sequence GTGGCACGAGGTAGGCAGGACACGGGGCTCGACGCCCCCAAGGGGCTGCGGACGCCGGTGCTCCGGCGCGACCCGATGGAGTCGAGCGACCGCTTCGGGCGGTTCACCGAGTGGATCGCCCGCGCCATGGGCACGCCGTGGTTCGTGCTCGGGCTGACGATCTTCGTCATCGCCTGGATGGCGTGGAACACGCTGACCCCGAAGACGTGGCGGTTCGACTCCGCCGATCTGGGCTTCATCGCCCTCACCCTGGTGCTGTCGCTGCAGGCGTCGTACGCCGCACCGCTCATCCTGTTGGCGCAGAACCGTCAGGACGACCGCGACCGGGTGCAGATCGAGCAGGACCGGCAGCGCGCCGAGCGCAACCTGGCCGACACGGAGTACCTGGCGCGCGAGGTCGTCGCGCTGCGGCTCGCCGTGAAGGACATGGCGACGAAGGACTTCATCCGGGCCGAGCTGAGATCCCTGCTCGAAGACCTGGAGCGGAGCGAGGCGGGCGAGGGCGAGCAAGCACGTGCCTGA
- a CDS encoding magnesium transporter MgtE N-terminal domain-containing protein, which translates to MSAARVFVARLAGTTVFDPVGDRVGKVRDVLVVYRKNDPPRVVGLIVEIPGKRRVFLSIGRVTSIGSGQIITNGIINVRRFEQRGGEVRVIAELLGRRVVFADGSGEATIEDVAIEETDTGDWAVSQLFVRKPKTGPSPFGKGATTFVTWNEVREKQNRGEAQSAEQLIATYSELKPADLANTLLDLPQQRMLEVAEELPDDRLADVLEEMPESEQVQILAKLNDDRAADVLDQMQPDDAADLIAQLSDERGEHLLELMEPEEAEDVRMLLSYNPDTAGGLMTTEPIIVSADATVAEGLALIRRHELAPALGAAVCVTLPPYEAPTGRFLGVVHFQRMLRYPPHVRLGTLLDPGLEPVTADTSAAEVSRILASYNLVSVPVVDDKHRLVGVVTIDDILDYLLPDDWRSQDEDEPVKHAAPSDETGSIRIVNGRRGGSGTR; encoded by the coding sequence GTGAGTGCCGCCAGAGTCTTCGTCGCCCGTCTCGCCGGGACGACCGTGTTCGACCCCGTGGGAGACCGGGTCGGCAAGGTCCGTGATGTCCTGGTCGTGTACCGGAAGAACGATCCTCCGCGGGTGGTCGGGCTGATCGTCGAGATCCCCGGCAAGCGCCGCGTCTTCCTCTCGATCGGGCGGGTCACGAGCATCGGCAGCGGCCAGATCATCACGAACGGCATCATCAACGTGCGCCGCTTCGAGCAGCGCGGCGGAGAGGTGCGCGTCATCGCCGAGCTGCTGGGCCGCCGCGTCGTGTTCGCCGACGGCAGCGGCGAGGCGACCATCGAGGACGTCGCGATCGAGGAGACCGACACCGGCGACTGGGCCGTCAGCCAGCTGTTCGTCCGCAAGCCGAAGACCGGCCCCTCGCCGTTCGGAAAGGGCGCGACGACGTTCGTCACCTGGAACGAGGTGCGCGAGAAGCAGAACCGCGGCGAGGCGCAGTCCGCCGAGCAGCTGATCGCCACCTATTCCGAGCTGAAGCCGGCCGACCTGGCCAACACGCTGCTCGACCTCCCCCAGCAGCGGATGCTCGAGGTGGCCGAGGAGCTGCCCGACGACCGCCTGGCGGACGTGCTGGAGGAGATGCCCGAGAGCGAGCAGGTGCAGATCCTCGCCAAGCTGAACGACGACCGCGCCGCGGACGTGCTCGACCAGATGCAGCCGGACGACGCCGCCGACCTGATCGCCCAGCTGTCGGACGAGCGCGGTGAGCACCTGCTCGAGCTGATGGAGCCGGAGGAGGCGGAGGACGTCCGCATGCTCCTCAGCTACAACCCGGACACCGCGGGCGGCCTGATGACCACGGAGCCGATCATCGTCTCCGCCGACGCGACCGTCGCGGAGGGTCTCGCCCTCATCCGCCGTCACGAGCTCGCACCGGCCCTCGGGGCCGCGGTGTGCGTGACGCTCCCGCCCTACGAGGCGCCGACCGGCCGCTTCCTGGGCGTCGTGCACTTCCAGCGGATGCTGCGCTACCCGCCGCACGTGCGCCTCGGCACCCTGCTCGACCCGGGCCTGGAGCCGGTCACGGCGGACACCTCCGCGGCCGAGGTGTCGCGCATCCTCGCCTCGTACAACCTGGTCTCCGTGCCGGTCGTGGACGACAAGCACCGACTCGTCGGGGTGGTGACCATCGACGACATCCTCGACTACCTGCTCCCCGACGACTGGCGAAGTCAAGACGAGGACGAGCCCGTGAAACATGCGGCGCCGTCCGACGAGACCGGCAGCATCCGCATCGTGAACGGAAGGAGGGGCGGAAGTGGCACGAGGTAG
- a CDS encoding general stress protein yields the protein MSTPGSLNGRNRILFPTLPRGEVVATFESYPEAQEAVDVLARADFPVDKVSIVGSDLKSVERVTGKLTWGRVALAGAASGAWLGIFFGLLLVIFSPTVSLAFVLAALLLGAGFGMLWGIVSYAVNRRRRDFTSVQQVIATSYSVLVDSELGNRARNLLASGGAEQQQPAAPAGWTPPAQPQHPSDPPPAPPAAAPPVAPPVAPPAGNDNPPAPSA from the coding sequence ATGAGCACACCTGGGTCCCTGAACGGGCGCAACCGCATCCTCTTCCCGACGCTGCCGCGCGGCGAGGTCGTGGCCACCTTCGAGAGCTACCCCGAGGCGCAGGAGGCGGTGGATGTGCTGGCCCGGGCCGACTTCCCGGTCGACAAGGTCTCTATCGTCGGCAGCGACCTGAAGAGCGTCGAGCGCGTCACCGGCAAGCTGACCTGGGGGCGCGTCGCGCTCGCCGGAGCCGCCTCGGGCGCCTGGCTGGGCATCTTCTTCGGGCTGCTGCTCGTCATCTTCTCGCCGACGGTCAGCCTGGCCTTCGTGCTCGCCGCCCTGCTGCTCGGCGCCGGCTTCGGGATGCTGTGGGGCATCGTCTCGTACGCCGTCAACCGCCGGCGCCGCGACTTCACCTCCGTGCAGCAGGTGATCGCGACGAGCTACTCGGTGCTCGTGGACTCGGAGCTCGGCAACCGCGCCCGCAACCTGCTCGCGAGCGGGGGAGCGGAGCAGCAGCAGCCCGCAGCCCCAGCCGGCTGGACGCCGCCCGCGCAGCCGCAGCACCCGTCCGACCCGCCGCCCGCGCCCCCGGCGGCCGCGCCGCCCGTCGCGCCGCCGGTCGCTCCGCCCGCGGGCAACGACAACCCGCCCGCGCCCTCCGCTTAA
- a CDS encoding aminopeptidase P family protein, giving the protein MSQSTNATADHAPRATQNRSTTPGSDAFREYIGSGWADRPEVVPDARRQAAYAAARRARISEQFPGKRLIIPAGRLKQRSNDTDFPFRAHSAFAHLTGWGSDSEPGSVLVLEPTASGHDATLYFRERAGRDSDEFYANPEIGEFWIGPRPSLAQVAGDLNLPTRGIAELQTVLDAVDGDTIVLREADPAITDEVDAARLLLGTGADDTDDELDAEDHGDDDKLARDLSELRLIKDEFEIGELRAAVAATARGFEDVIADLPRITAHPRGERLVEGVFNGRARADGNAVGYDTIAASGPHACILHWTRNDGPVVPGDLILMDAGVELDSYYTADITRTFPVDGTFSETQRLIYEAVLEAADAAFAVVRPGIRFREIHATAMAVIARKTAEWGLLPVTAEEALEADNQQHRRYMVHGTSHHLGLDVHDCAQARRELYLDGVLEPGMVFTIEPGLYFQPDDLTVPERFRGIGVRIEDNILVTADGAENLSAAIPRTPDDVEAWVRRLAH; this is encoded by the coding sequence ATGTCGCAGTCCACGAACGCCACGGCCGACCACGCGCCCCGCGCAACCCAGAACCGCTCCACGACCCCCGGGTCGGATGCGTTCCGCGAGTACATCGGGAGCGGATGGGCGGACCGCCCGGAGGTCGTCCCGGACGCCCGCAGGCAGGCCGCGTACGCCGCCGCCCGCCGTGCACGGATCTCGGAGCAGTTCCCCGGCAAGCGGCTCATCATCCCGGCCGGCCGGCTGAAGCAGCGGTCGAACGACACCGACTTCCCGTTCCGCGCGCACTCCGCCTTCGCGCACCTCACCGGCTGGGGCTCCGACTCCGAGCCGGGCAGCGTGCTCGTGCTGGAGCCGACCGCCTCCGGTCACGACGCGACCCTCTACTTCCGCGAGCGCGCGGGCCGCGACTCGGACGAGTTCTACGCGAACCCGGAGATCGGCGAGTTCTGGATCGGACCGCGCCCCTCGCTCGCGCAGGTCGCCGGCGACCTGAACCTGCCCACCCGGGGCATCGCCGAACTGCAGACGGTGCTCGACGCGGTCGACGGCGACACGATCGTGCTGCGCGAGGCCGACCCGGCGATCACCGACGAGGTGGATGCGGCCCGGCTGCTGCTGGGAACGGGCGCCGACGACACGGACGACGAGCTCGACGCGGAGGACCACGGCGACGACGACAAGCTCGCCCGCGACCTCTCCGAACTGCGGCTGATCAAGGACGAGTTCGAGATCGGCGAGCTGCGCGCGGCGGTCGCCGCGACGGCGCGCGGGTTCGAGGACGTCATCGCGGACCTGCCCCGGATCACGGCGCATCCCCGCGGCGAGCGGCTGGTGGAGGGCGTCTTCAACGGCCGGGCGCGCGCCGACGGCAACGCGGTCGGCTACGACACGATCGCGGCGAGCGGACCGCACGCGTGCATCCTGCACTGGACCAGGAACGACGGGCCCGTGGTGCCCGGCGACCTCATCCTCATGGACGCCGGTGTGGAGCTGGACAGCTACTACACCGCGGACATCACGCGCACCTTCCCGGTCGACGGGACGTTCAGCGAGACTCAGCGCCTGATCTACGAGGCCGTCCTGGAGGCGGCGGACGCAGCCTTCGCGGTCGTGCGCCCGGGCATCCGCTTCCGCGAGATCCACGCGACCGCGATGGCGGTCATCGCGCGCAAGACCGCCGAGTGGGGGCTGCTGCCAGTGACGGCGGAGGAGGCATTGGAGGCGGACAACCAGCAGCACCGCCGCTACATGGTGCACGGCACCAGCCACCACCTGGGCCTCGACGTGCACGACTGCGCGCAGGCGCGGCGCGAGCTCTACCTCGACGGCGTCCTGGAGCCCGGGATGGTGTTCACCATCGAGCCGGGACTGTACTTCCAGCCCGACGACCTCACCGTGCCGGAGCGGTTCCGCGGCATCGGCGTGCGGATCGAGGACAACATCCTCGTGACGGCCGACGGCGCCGAGAACCTCTCTGCGGCGATCCCGCGCACGCCCGACGACGTCGAGGCGTGGGTGCGCCGCCTCGCGCACTGA